The DNA region TTGACGAGGCCCAGTCCCTGATGCACAAGCACCGCCTGGAGCGTGTGCTGATCGTCAACGACAAGTTCGAGCTGCGCGGCCTGGCCACGGTCAAGGACATCGTCAAAAACACCGAGCATCCCAGCGCGTCCAAGGACAGCCAGGGCCAGTTGCGTGTCGGTGCCGCCGTTGGGGTGGGCGAGGGCACGGAAGAGCGGGTCGAACGATTGGCCGCTGCGGGTGTCGACGTCATCGTGGTCGATACGGCTCACGGACATTCGGCGGGCGTGATCGAGCGCGTGCGCTGGGTCAAGAAGAATTATCCCAAGATTCAAGTCATCGGCGGGAACATCGCCACTGCTGGCGCAGCGCGCGCGCTGGTCGAAGCGGGCGCAGATTGCGTCAAGGTCGGTATCGGGCCGGGTTCTATTTGCACCACCCGTATCGTTGCCGGCGTGGGCGTTCCGCAGATCACGGCGATTGCCGACGTTGCCAAGGCACTGGAAGGCACCGGGGTACCGCTGATTGCCGATGGCGGCATCCGCTATTCCGGCGATGTGTCCAAGGCCTTGGCGGCAGGCGCGTCGGCCTGCATGATGGGCGGCATGTTTGCCGGCACGGAAGAAGCGCCGGGCGAGGTCGTGTTGTTTCAGGGCCGCTCGTACAAGTCGTATCGCGGCATGGGCAGCCTGGGTGCGATGGCAGAAGGTTCTGCCGACCGCTACTTCCAGGATCCCGCCAACAATGTCGACAAGCTGGTGCCTGAAGGCATCGAAGGCCGCGTGCCCTACAAGGGCAGCGTCATCGCCATTATTTATCAGCTGGTTGGCGGTATACGAGCTTCCATGGGCTACTGCGGTTGCGCGTCCATCGAGGAAATGCGCACCAAGGCCGAATTCGTCGAGATCACGGCGGCCGGCGTGCGCGAGTCGCACGTCCATGATGTGCAGATCACCAAAGAAGCGCCGAACTACCGCGCCGACTAAACGACGCTTAACTGGACGCTAACTGTAGCAAGGTGTCTGCCACCACACCGGCGGCAGACACCATCGCATCGTGGCCCGCGTCCAGTTCCATCCAGCTGAAGCTCGTATTGGCACGCACCCATTTTTTTGCATCGTCGACCGCCGGGAATGCTGGGTTGACGCAACTGAGATAAGTGGCGGGCAGGCCATTGCCCAGCGGATGACTTAGCATAAGCGGTGATTCGTAGGTGCTGAGCGGGTGAGGCGTCAACCGCCCTTGCACAAACAGGGCGTCGGCGGGCTCGGTCAAGGCCAGGCTGGCGGGCCGTGGCGGACGCAGGGTGGGCGTGGAACCATCTGGCTGTCTCGCGGCGTCGCGCAATTTTTGCACTACATCGGCGGGCAGCGTATCGAAAGTTGCCATGCCGTTCTCCAGCAGGAAGGCGTCCAGAAAGACCAGTTGCTGCACGCGCCCGGCGTGTTGATCGGCCACCCCGGCAATCACCAGGCCACCAAAGCTGTGGCCCACCAGAATCACATTGTGCAGATCTTCCCACAGCAACACATTGGTGATGTCCTGCACGAAGGTGTTCAGCGTGATGTCGGGGCCTAACAGGTGGCTGCGCTCGCCCAGCCCGGTCAAGGTTGGGGTGTAAACCTCGTGGCCCTTGTTACGCAGGCGGGCCGCCACCCTGGACCAGCACCAGCCACCGTGCCAGGCGCCGTGAACCAGTACGAAAGTGTGCGAGTCAGTCTTTGAGTCGGTCATGGGTGGAAGTCCTGTGAGCTTGCATGCTAATTCGTGGGCGGCCGGCCGGGAAGCGTCGGTTCGTGTGCGCCATGGGCCTTGCCTTCGGGGCTGATCAGCCAGATGCTGCCCAACACCAGCAACACGGCAGCGAGAATCAAGGCGTGCTCCAGTTGCGCACCGAACCAGCTATGCGTAAGGCTGAAAAACAAGGGGCCTATCAATTGGCCTGCGGCAAACGACGCAGTCAGGGCGGCAATCAGTTTTCGGCCATTGCCGCTGCCCACCGCTTGCGCTTCTTGCAGGCCCACCATGGTTATCACCATGAAGGCGCCGCCCACGCACAGCGCCGCGATGACAATAGCCGAAAGCGTGTGCCACAACACGGGCAGCAAGACACCTGCGGCCATGATTAGCTGACATGCCGCCCAGATGCGGCGGCGAGGGTAGCGCGCCACCAGGCGGCCTGTCATCAACGTGGATATAGCCGCCGACAGACCGAAGGCCGGCCATGCCAGCCCGAATATTGCCGGGTCGGCAACCAGAAGGCGGGCCTGGGCCGGCAGAAAGGTGCCTGGCAGGATGTAGCCGAACCCAAAAATTCCATAGCACAGGATCAGGCGCCAGTGGCCATTTCGGGCAGGAGCTGGCGCAGAGGTTTGGGGCGTAGCCGCCGCCGTGGGTGCCGGTACGGCGTCGGCCCATAAGCTGCGCGTGCTCCATGCCCCGGCGAGCGCAAACAGGGCCAGAACAAGCCATGCCGCCGACGAACTAAGGTCGCCCAGCCCCATCCCCATGCACAGCAGTCCGGCCAGTGCAATACCGCTGCCCACACCCGCGAAGACTACCCCTGCCTTCTGCGGTTGGCCCAGCGCGGCCAGCCGCGTCAAGCATAGCGAAGTGGTACTGACCAGCACCCAAGCGCTTGCGGCCCCGGCGATGAAGCGCCATGTCAGCCAGCCCAGCCAGTTGTCGGTGATACCCATCAGGGCTGTCGTCGCCACGACCAGGATCAAGCCCGTGCGCAGCAAGGTAGCGGGCGAGGAGGGCAGGACGATGGCGATCAAGGCCCCGACCAGGTAGCCCAGATAATTTGCGCTGGCTAGCCATCCGCCTTCCGCCAGGCCCAGCCCGACGTCCTGCTGCATCATGGGCAGCAAGGGTGTGAAGGCAAAGCGGCCTATACCCATCGCGACGGCAAGCGCGATAAATCCGGAAAAAGCCAATAGCGTGGCCGACGACTTCTGTTGCATGGATGCTCCTGTTCACCCCAAACTGTAGCGGCAGTTGTGGTGTTGCGCCAGCGTAACCGGGTCCGATACGGTACATTAACGCCTTGATTTTCTTTTTCTGACCCGTCCACCATGCACCAGCGTATTCTCATCCTCGACTATGGCTCACAAGTCACCCAATTGATTGCGCGGCGCGTACGCGATGCGGGTGTTTACTGCGAGATCCATCCGGGCGATGTCGATGATGCGTTCATCCAGGCGCAGCAAGGCCTCAAAGGCATCATTCTGTCAGGCAGCCATGCTTCCGCTTACGCCGAAGAGTCCATGAAAGTGCCGTCCGCCGTCTTTACCGTGGGCGTACCGGTACTGGGCATCTGCTACGGCATGCAGTCCATGGCCTCGCAACTGGGCGGTAAGGTAGAGTGGTCGGACCATCGCGAATTTGGCTACGCCGAAGTCAGGGCTCATGGCCACACGCGCTTGCTGGACGGCCTGCAGGATTTCATCACCACCGAAGGCCACGGCATGCTCAAGGCATGGATGAGCCATGGTGACAAGGTCACTGCCTTGCCTCCTGGCTTCAAGCTCATGGCCTCCACACCTTCGTGTCCCATTGCCGGCATGGCCGACGAAGATCGCAGCTTCTACGCGCTGCAGTTCCATCCGGAAGTCACGCATACGACGCAGGGCGAAGCCATACTGGCCCGATTCGTTACGGAGATCTGCGGCTGCAATCGCGACTGGAGCATGCCCGATTATGTGGAAGAGGCCGTAGCCAACATACGCGCACAGGTGGGCACCGATGAAGTCATTCTGGGCTTGTCCGGCGGTGTAGACTCTTCCGTTGCCGCAGCCTTGCTGCACAAGGCCATAGGCGATCAGCTTACTTGCGTGTTCGTCGATCATGGTCTGCTGCGCCTTAACGAAGCCGAACAAGTCATGGCCACCTTTGCTGATCACTTTGGCATCAAGGTCATACACGTAAACGCCACCGATGTCTTCATGGGCGAGCTCGAAGGGGTGTCCGACCCTGAGGCCAAGCGCAAGATCATAGGCCGCGAATTCGTGGAAGTATTCCAGGCCGAAGCCGGCAAGCTGCCAAACGCGCGATGGTTGGCGCAAGGCACCATCTACCCGGACGTCATTGAATCGGCCGGCTCTAAAACCGGCAAGGCTGTCGCCATCAAGTCGCACCACAACGTCGGCGGCTTGCCCGATACGCTTAACCTTAAGCTGCTGGAGCCGTTGCGCGAACTGTTCAAGGACGAAGTTCGCAAGCTGGGCGTGGCGCTGGGCCTGCCGCCCGCCATGGTGTACCGCCATCCTTTCCCGGGCCCCGGCCTGGGCGTGCGTATCCTGGGCGAAGTCCGCAAAGAGTACGCCGACCTGCTGCGCCGTGCCGATGCAATCTTCATTGAAGAGCTGCGCAAGACCATAGATCCCATCAGCAATAAAAGCTGGTACGAGCTGACCTCCCAGGCGTTCGCCGTATTCTTGCCGGTGAAGTCGGTGGGTGTGATGGGCGATGGCCGCACGTATGACTATGTGGTGGCCTTGCGAGCTGTGCAGACCTCCGACTTCATGACCGCCGATTGGGCCGAGCTGCCTTACGCGCTACTCAAGAAGGTGTCGTCGCGCATTATTAATGAAGTGCGCGGTATCAACCGGGTTACGTATGATGTATCGAGCAAGCCGCCTGCAACGATAGAGTGGGAATGATTTGCTGCTTGGCAGCATAAGGCGGTAACAGGCATTAAAACGACGGAGAGCCAGCATTTATGCGGTTCTCCGTTTTTTCTTCTGGCGTTGTCGGGCAGTACTAAGCAGCGCCAAGCAGGTATTCGGGATGGTATTAATGATGGCATTGGCTGTGCGCTATGATGGCGGCGAGCCCAATACCATCCGTTGATAATCTTGTGTCGGATGGTATTGGAATACCCTATCTTATTGATATTAATTAGATATTTGAAAATAAATAGCTAAACGAAAAGATGGTATTGAAGGCGTAACGCAATACCATCCAAGGTGGTTTTTAAAACCGGCAAGCTATTGATTTTACAAAGGAACGCCGTGCTAACCGATACCATGCTTCGCAACATCAAGCCGCGAGATAAACAGTACAAGCTTGCCGACCGTGAGGGTTTGTACGTTGCTGTCAGCGTAACGGGCACGATTTCATTTCGCTATAACTACCGATTAAACAACCGCAGTGAAACACTAACCTTCGGGCGATATGGGGCTGATGGCATTACGCTTGCCGAAGCGCGGAGCATGCTCCAGGAAGCCAAGAAAAAGATTGCTGCAGGACAGTCGCCCGCGCAGGACAAAGCCCGTAGCAAAGGCAAGTTACGGGCTGAAAAAAGATTCGGCGTCTGGGCACAAGAGTATCTACGTGGCCACGAGATGGCCGAGTCTACCCGCGATATGCGCCGATCCGTGTATATGCGAGACCTCAAGCCTTTTTTCGATAACCGGCTTCTGCACGAGATTACCGAAGAAGATGTGCGTGGGCGTGCCGATACCATCGTTGAACGTGGGGCACCAGCCACCGCTGTGATGGCCAGAGAAATCGTGATGATGATCTACCGGTGGGCAGGGGCGCGCGGCTACAAGGGTGAAAATCCCGCAGAAGGCATACCGCCCACTTCGATTGCTCGATTCAAAGCACGTGATCGATCGCTGGGTCCGGACGAAATCGGATTGCTTTACACCTATTTGGATCGCATTGGCACCAGCCCGGTGATTCGCTTGGGTCTGCGGTTGTTGCTGCTTACGATGGTACGCAAGTCCGAGCTGATCGAAGCGACCTGGGATGAAGTGAATTTCACGGATGCGGTGTGGAGCATTCCCGCAGCACGAATGAAACGGCGCAATCCGCATAACGTGTATTTAAGCACCCAAGCTCTGGATATCTTCACCGCATTACAGGTATGTGCGGGGGGATCGCGGTGGGTTCTACCAGGGCGCTACGACACGGAAATCTGCATGAGCAAGGCGACGTTCAATCAAGTGACCAAGCTTATATGGACTGCAGCGCAGGCTGACAAGAAACACCTGCCGCAATTTTCACCGCATGATTTCCGACGGACCGCCAGTACGCTGTTGCATGAAGCAGGCTACAACTCGGATTGGGTCGAAAAATGCCTTGCCCATGAACAAAAGGGCGTGCGTGGCATCTACAACCGGGCTGAGTACGCGGAAGGGCGACGAGACATGCTGCAGGATTGGGCAAACATGATAGATGGGTGGACAAAGGATAGACCAAGCGCATAAGCGGTTGGTCACATTGCCTGCGCTGCGACTATTGCCTGGCGTAGCGTCGATCGCCAACTTGGGGTCCACGCATCTGCTCACTTTCACGGGCGTTCTTTCGCGCCTCGATCCAGGCATCCACCTCGGCAAGGTCCCACGCTACTACTCGGTTGGATAAGCAAAATCGCTGCGGGAATTCTCCGCGTTTTTCCATATCGAAAATAGTGCGATCGGAAAGAGGGATCTTGCTAAGTAGCTCTTTCCGGTTGATGGCTATTACATTAGCTGTGGAGTGTGGATTCATTACAGGGTCGTTGCTCGACCGGCTTTGCTCATTCATTAAATTACCTTTTTTCTAAGAGCATGCCGATGTGCATGCCCGAATACGGAACCGACCCACGGGCACATCGCGCCGGTAGGTCGGGTATTCTGATACAGCCTACTTCAGGAGACACTATTCTTCGTGTGTGATCGTTGTGGTGCGTAGGCTGGGTTGCGGTCTTTTCCGCTTGTCGTCTTGGATTACGTCGCCATCCTCGATTTCGGGCACCTTTGCAGGTACACCAGGCGCTTCCGAAAGGGAAGTCACCGCCGTGTGCTATCATCCGGCGCCCCGCTCAGAGGGCTGACGGCACACTACGGTTTTCATCGGTTTTACTCCAACCCCAATGCGTTACAGGTTGCTGCGCAATCGCGTGACCCGTGTGTGGGGCAGGGCGCAGTGTTTATCGTTCGTGTTTTGTTAAAGAGCCTCACTGTGTTGGCAGCGGTCCAATTAATTATCATCAGTTTGGTGATGCCTGTCAACACCCTTTTGGCTCATGGAAAAATTCTGAATTTTGAGTCGTTATAGAGCCTATCCCATATCACTATGCGGTCGCATCTACTGCCAAATTAATTTGTATTTTCTTATGTCAGGGATTGCACTTATGCTGGCTCGACCTGTCTTAGTACGAGACAGGTAACGAAATACGGTCTACGGGGTATTTACAGCTATAATTAGATACGTATTGTAATTATTATTTACGCGTTTAGGATTGATTTTCATGTGGCGGTTGCATGTGGAGGCACGAGCGCACCGAACTCTGGCGACAACACCGTGTTATTGAATGTCCTTATAATATTTTTGTATAAACAGGTATTCGATTTATGTCAGATTTTCAGCCCGTACGTGACGCCTGTGATTTCGCCGGAGGAGTTACGGCGCTTGCCAAGCGTCTCGGCCTCCCGCCCCAAGTCATCCATAACTGGGCAGCTGGTAAACGCCCAGTGCCTGTAATTCGCTGCGTGGAAATTGAAGAGTTGACGGGTGGCGCTGTCACCCGGAAGCAGTTGCGACCGGATGATTGGCATCAGATATGGCCGGAGCTTCGGGGAAGTGATTGAGCGGATCTGGCATAGAAGACGCCAAAGGAAAAAAGAAAGGTGCTGCAATTTTTCTAAGCTCCTTGTCTACCGGCTCTATTCTCGAGGTCCTCTAAAATCGGACAGTCGGGACGTTGATCGCCAGAACAACACTCGATTAGCGACTCAAGCGTGCTGGCAATTTGTTCCAGGCTGTCGATCTTCTTGCGCAGCTCAGACATGTGAGCCGTAGCGATACATTTCACCTCAGCGCTCTGACGCGATTTATCGCGCCAGAGGCCCAAAAGCTCATTAATCTCTGCCACCGGGAAGCCAAGATCACGCCCCCGACGGATAAACCGCAGCATATGGACATCAGACGTGGAATAACTGCGATAACCCGACTCTCTGCGATTTGCCGGGGGAATCAGTCCGATCTGCTCATAGTATCGGATCATCTTGGCTGAGACGCCCGAGGCTTTCGCTGCTTCCCCAATATTCATTTCAATATCTCCTTTCCGATTACGCGGCCGTTGGCTGTTGAGAGGACTCGGTGGCTTCTATCGGTGGGCGAAACCCACGCAAACGCAGCGCGTTACCTAGGACGAAGATACTCGAAAGCGCCATTGCTCCCGCCGCTAAGATCGGCGACAAGAGGATGCTCCAGGCAGGATAAAGCACACCCGCTGCCACCGGAATTAGGGCGGCATTGTAGGCGAAGGCCCAGAACAGGTTCTGACGGATGTTGCCGATGGTTGCGCGCGACAGCGCGATGGCAGTGGGTACACCCATCAGGTTCCCTGACATCAACACCACGTCGGCCGCCTCGATGGCGATGTCCGTGCCGGTACCCACGGCCAGGCCCACATCCGCTTCGGCTAGCGCCGGTGCGTCGTTGATACCGTCTCCGATGAATGCAAGCTGTCCGTGTTCGGCCTTTAGCGCGCGTACCGCGTCGACCTTGCCTTCCGGAAGGACTTCGGCGATCACTTCGTCGATGCCAAGCTGACGCGCAATGGCATCGGCAGTGCGGCGGTTATCCCCCGTGATCATCGCGACCTTCAGGCCCAGCGCGTGCAGCGCGGCGATGGCAGCCGGTGTTGTTGCTTTGATGGGGTCGGCGACCGCGACGATCGCAGCCAAGCGGCCACCGATGGCCGCATAGAGCGGCGTCTTGCCATCATTGCCCAGGCGCTCGGCGCTAGCCGCGAACACGTCCACATCCAGCCCCAGTTGGCGCATGTAGCGGTCCGCCCCGACTTCAACCCATTCCCCGTTGACATGTGCTTTTACGCCGAAGCCGGTGATTGACTCAAAGTCCGTTATGTGAGGAATGGCGATCCCTTCGTTGCCGGCAGCCTCGACGATGGCGCGGGCGATGGGGTGCTCGGACTTTGCTTCGACAGCAGCGATTTTGCCCAGCACATCCAGGCGCTCGAAGCCTGCGGCGATGTCCAGATCGGTCAGTGTCGGGCGGCCCTCGGTCAGCGTGCCGGTCTTGTCCACGGCGACGACCTTAGCGTCTTTGAGCAATTGCAGCGCCTCGCCTTTACGGAAAAGCACTCCCAGCTCCGCACCGCGCCCGGTGCCCACCATGATCGAGGTTGGCGTCGCCAAGCCCATGGCGCAAGGGCAGGCGATGATCAGCACGGCCACGGCATTGACCAGCGCAAAGGTCAACGCCGGCTCCGGTCCGAAGACCAGCCAGACCAGGAAGGTTAAGGCGGCGGCTGCCATGACAGCTGGCACAAACCACATGGTTACCTTGTCCACCAGCGCTTGGATGGGCAGCTTCGATCCTTGCGCCTGCTCCACCATGCGAATGATCTGCGAGAGCACGGTTGCACCACCGACGGCCGTCGCGCGGAAGGACAGCGCGCCTTTTTGATTGACGGTGCCTCCGACCAGCTTGCTGTCGATCGTTTTTTTAACCGGGATGGGTTCGCCGGTGATCATGGATTCATCGACATAGCTTAGTCCCTGCGTGACCTCACCGTCGACGGGAATACGTTCTCCAGGGCGCACCTCGATGATGTCACCGGCCACCACATCGGCGATTGGGATTTCCAGTACGGTGCCGTCACGCTGGACGCGTGCGGTTTTTGCCTGCAAACCGACCAGCCGCTTGATCGCCTCGGACGTGCGGCCCTTAGCGCGAGCCTCCAGAAAACGGCCAAGCAGGATGAGCGTGACAATGACAGCCGCCGCTTCGTAATAGACGTTGACGGTGCCTGCTGGCAGCAATGATGGCGCGAAAGTGGCGACCAGGGAATAGGCGTAGGCCGCAAACGTACCCACCGCGACCAGCGAGTTCATATCGGGCGCCAGACGCAAAAGTGCTGGAATACCCTGACGGAAAAAGCGAATGCCCGGCATGGCCAGCACCAGCGTCGTCAGCGCGAACTGGATGGTCCAGTTCCATTGCGTGCCGATGGTGCGCAGGATCAGTTCATGCACGCCGGGAATAAGATGTGAACCCATTTCTAGTACGAAGACCGGCAGTGTGAGGACGGCGGCGAGGGTCAGGTCGCGCTTGAGCGCCGCGCGTTCAGCGTCTTTACGCTCGTTGGCGGCCTCATCGTCGGCGGATGCGCCCGCGTCGATGGCTCGCGCGGCATAGCCTGCCGCCGCGATCGCCGCAACCAGGGTGTTGGGATCGGTGCTGCCGCGTACCTGGGCGCGTTCGGTGGCCAGGTTCACTGTGGCCTCGACAACACCGGGGATGGCTTTGAGCGCGCGCTCGACCCGGCCCACACAGGATGCGCAGGTCATGCCCTCGACCGCAAGGTCGATGGTCGCGGCGGGTACGCTGTAACCGGCGGCCTCGACGGTGTTGATCAGCACCTGGCGGTCAACGGGACCGCTCGCCTTGATGTTGGCCCGCTCGGTCGCCAGGTTGACGGTGACCGAATCAACGCCTTCGACCTTGCTGAGGGCTTTTTCCACGCGGCCAACGCACGATGCACAGGTCATGCCTTCGATCGGCAGACTGATCGCGGTTGTCAAGGCGCTTTCCTGTATGGTCAGGGTATTCAAATCCCACCTCCTTCTCGTTCAGTTCAAATAGATTAAGAGAAAGATATAGGTTCCTATCGTTGGAAGGTCAAGCGTAAAAAACCATGTCCTGCGGTAATTATGCGAAGTGCGCCATTGCCTCATATTGTCACGCTCACCGATCGCCATTGTGAGTGCAAGGCTGCAAGCTTAGTGGGGCAAGTGTTGCCGAATTACGAAAGAGTAATGGTGCCGTCATCGTCCGGTCAGCGGGCGGCCGATATAGTTGGTCATCAAGCGGCCCTCGCCTCTTTTGAAGTCAACTCACCTTACTATATTGGAGATGTCACGATGTTTAGAATGCGTCCCGTACTTGTTGCCGTTGCCTTTGCTCTGTCCGCAAGCGCAGTCCACGCTGCAGGCTTGCCAAATGGCGTCGTGTATAGCGCCAATGAGGGAGATGGCTCTATTAGCGAAATTAATCTAACTACAGGTGATGTGCGTACAGCTCAAATAGCTGTCCTACCCCATAATGTTCAAATTTCCCCTGATGGCAAGACACTGCTTGCTGTCGGTACATCAGTCGTAAAGGCGGGTGGTCATGGGACGCATGGCGGCGAAGGCAAGACTTCGGATAATGGCACCGCCGATTCTCACTCTGGCATTGACGCCGGGTTACTAATTCTGAATGCCGGCCAGCTTGATCAGGTACCCGAAACCCTGCCTGCAGGGAGCCACCCTTCGCACATTGTCACCAGTTCGGACGGGCGCTACGCCTATATCACGAACGCCGATACAGATCGCGTGTCGGTAGTCGACATCCAAGGGAAGAAAATCATCGCTGAAGTTGCTACTGGAGGTTATCCGCACGGCTTGCGGTTAAGCCCGGACGGACGGGAGCTTTACGTAGCAAACGTCAGTGATAACTCTGTGTCCGTCATCGACACCGAAAGCCTCAAGGAGGCAGCGAGGATTTCCTTGGGCAAGGCACCCGTACAAGTGGCGTTTACTCCCGACGGCAAACACGTCTATGTGTCGCTACGAGATGAAGATAGCGTGGCAATCATCGACACTTCCAGCAGGAAAGCCGTAAAGAACTTGAGCGTCGGACGTAACCCCATTCAACTCTATGCCGCAGCCGGCGGCAGCAAAATGTACGTAGCTAACCAGGGAAGCGATAATAATCCAGATAACACAGTCTCCGTAATCGACACCAAAACTCAAACTGTAATAGACACAGTGGTCACCGGCAAAGGTGCACATGGCGTGGTCGCGAGCAGCGATGGCGGTTTCGTATTCATCACCAACACCAAAGACAACACCGTCAGTGCCATCGACACGAGCACTCAAGATGTGGTCGCTACCTATTCAGTTGGCCCCAATCCCAATGGGATCACATATCGCAGCATTCCCTAAGGCCAACCCCCTTCGGTGTGGCTCCGGTATGCTGGTGTCATTCGATGACAAGCTCGATTCGTGATCTGAATTGGGCTTGTCGCGACATTAGAAGGCGCGTAATTGTGATCAGGAGAACCCAGTGAGCCAACAACCAAACCTTAGCCCGGCAGAAGTATATGAGCGCTACCTTAGCCGTGCGATTGCAGATCCTTGGACGCGTGTGCTGCTTGAATTGGCGTCACCCCAACCCGGCGAGCGAGTTCTGGATCTTGCCTGCGGTACGGGCAGTGTCGCACGGCAGGTCGCTCCCATGGTTGGGGTAAGCGGTCAGGTCCTTGCTTTGGATATCAATGCGGAAATGCTGGAAGTAGGTCGTGCACAACCGGCACCGGCTGGTGCTTCGATACTCTGGCAAGAGGGTAATGCAACTCGCCTCGAACTTCCCGGTGACTCGTTTGATCTTGTGTTGTGTCAACAAGGACTTCAGTTCTTTCCCGACCGAGTGCTTTCAGGTCGCGAAATGCGTCGCGTGCTACGCGTTGGCGGTAGCGCAGTCATCAGTGTGTGGCAGTCCCTGAGCCAACATCCCGTGTATGAGGCGTTGTTTACGGCAACCGCACGCCTTCTTGATGTGCCCATCACGGACGTCGATGTTGCCTTTTCATTATCAAACCCCGACGAGCTATACACATTGCTCAGCGAAGCAGGCTTTCAATCTATCGAAATCACTCCACGGTCGCTGTCTATTCGCCTGCCTGAGCCGGAAAGGTTTGTTCAGCTTTCGATACTGGG from Pollutimonas thiosulfatoxidans includes:
- a CDS encoding YncE family protein, with the translated sequence MVPSSSGQRAADIVGHQAALASFEVNSPYYIGDVTMFRMRPVLVAVAFALSASAVHAAGLPNGVVYSANEGDGSISEINLTTGDVRTAQIAVLPHNVQISPDGKTLLAVGTSVVKAGGHGTHGGEGKTSDNGTADSHSGIDAGLLILNAGQLDQVPETLPAGSHPSHIVTSSDGRYAYITNADTDRVSVVDIQGKKIIAEVATGGYPHGLRLSPDGRELYVANVSDNSVSVIDTESLKEAARISLGKAPVQVAFTPDGKHVYVSLRDEDSVAIIDTSSRKAVKNLSVGRNPIQLYAAAGGSKMYVANQGSDNNPDNTVSVIDTKTQTVIDTVVTGKGAHGVVASSDGGFVFITNTKDNTVSAIDTSTQDVVATYSVGPNPNGITYRSIP
- a CDS encoding heavy metal translocating P-type ATPase, with product MTCASCVGRVEKALSKVEGVDSVTVNLATERANIKASGPVDRQVLINTVEAAGYSVPAATIDLAVEGMTCASCVGRVERALKAIPGVVEATVNLATERAQVRGSTDPNTLVAAIAAAGYAARAIDAGASADDEAANERKDAERAALKRDLTLAAVLTLPVFVLEMGSHLIPGVHELILRTIGTQWNWTIQFALTTLVLAMPGIRFFRQGIPALLRLAPDMNSLVAVGTFAAYAYSLVATFAPSLLPAGTVNVYYEAAAVIVTLILLGRFLEARAKGRTSEAIKRLVGLQAKTARVQRDGTVLEIPIADVVAGDIIEVRPGERIPVDGEVTQGLSYVDESMITGEPIPVKKTIDSKLVGGTVNQKGALSFRATAVGGATVLSQIIRMVEQAQGSKLPIQALVDKVTMWFVPAVMAAAALTFLVWLVFGPEPALTFALVNAVAVLIIACPCAMGLATPTSIMVGTGRGAELGVLFRKGEALQLLKDAKVVAVDKTGTLTEGRPTLTDLDIAAGFERLDVLGKIAAVEAKSEHPIARAIVEAAGNEGIAIPHITDFESITGFGVKAHVNGEWVEVGADRYMRQLGLDVDVFAASAERLGNDGKTPLYAAIGGRLAAIVAVADPIKATTPAAIAALHALGLKVAMITGDNRRTADAIARQLGIDEVIAEVLPEGKVDAVRALKAEHGQLAFIGDGINDAPALAEADVGLAVGTGTDIAIEAADVVLMSGNLMGVPTAIALSRATIGNIRQNLFWAFAYNAALIPVAAGVLYPAWSILLSPILAAGAMALSSIFVLGNALRLRGFRPPIEATESSQQPTAA
- a CDS encoding class I SAM-dependent methyltransferase, with amino-acid sequence MSQQPNLSPAEVYERYLSRAIADPWTRVLLELASPQPGERVLDLACGTGSVARQVAPMVGVSGQVLALDINAEMLEVGRAQPAPAGASILWQEGNATRLELPGDSFDLVLCQQGLQFFPDRVLSGREMRRVLRVGGSAVISVWQSLSQHPVYEALFTATARLLDVPITDVDVAFSLSNPDELYTLLSEAGFQSIEITPRSLSIRLPEPERFVQLSILGAATSVPAFASIDAAERLALVDKVTAETHAIVQGFRDGDFLAFSMGTNIALAK